A window of Halomonas sp. GFAJ-1 contains these coding sequences:
- a CDS encoding anthranilate synthase component I produces the protein MSTANTHSTQGPQPFTLPRKPHYVTLAADCDFFALFQKIERQFDNCYMLESLGEDSHIARHSIIGFDPEYILYANGNTLTIEDRDGNANRYPSDNPYELLRSLIPQNIISRKYAGGLSGYLGYDAMQYFEPSLTLKASDDFDTFRFGLYKDGLILDKMTGEVTYFYYDNSRYAFLQTLIDADDEPAGPLHITALGDTMSKAEHAEAVAKVKQDIIDGKVFQCEVGFKKRFRIEGDTLALYDQLRTINPSPQMYYVKFGEQKLIGASPELLFRLRQGEMETFPLAGTTLRGQTPQEDTQLARALLNDPKEIAEHNMIVDLHRNDIGRVAQFGTVKVRSLMDIKRFSHVQHISSEIVGIIAEGEDMFTALASNFPAGTLTGAPKIEAMKIIDDLENDGRGPYGGAVGQFSFNGDCTFAIPIRTVFVNGERAYVQTCGGNVFDSNADDEYEEIRRKFAGTRKALAPFMSADMESQA, from the coding sequence ATGAGCACTGCTAACACGCACTCTACTCAAGGCCCGCAGCCGTTTACGCTACCGCGCAAGCCTCACTATGTGACGCTGGCGGCGGACTGCGATTTCTTTGCCCTGTTTCAAAAAATTGAACGACAGTTTGATAACTGCTACATGCTGGAGTCGCTGGGCGAAGATAGCCACATAGCGCGTCACTCCATTATAGGCTTCGACCCCGAATACATTCTGTACGCCAACGGCAACACGCTGACCATTGAAGACCGCGACGGCAACGCCAACCGCTACCCAAGTGACAACCCTTATGAACTGCTGCGCAGCCTGATCCCACAAAATATTATTTCTCGTAAATATGCGGGCGGGCTAAGCGGTTATCTTGGCTACGACGCCATGCAGTACTTCGAACCCTCACTCACTCTGAAAGCCAGTGACGACTTCGATACCTTTCGCTTTGGGCTGTATAAAGATGGTCTGATTCTCGACAAAATGACCGGCGAGGTCACCTACTTCTACTACGACAATAGCCGCTACGCGTTTCTGCAAACGCTGATCGACGCCGACGACGAACCGGCAGGCCCGCTGCACATTACTGCGTTGGGCGACACCATGAGCAAAGCCGAACACGCCGAGGCGGTTGCCAAGGTAAAGCAGGATATTATCGACGGCAAAGTATTCCAGTGCGAAGTGGGCTTTAAAAAGCGCTTCCGTATTGAAGGCGACACCCTCGCGCTCTACGACCAACTGCGCACGATTAATCCCTCACCACAGATGTACTACGTTAAATTTGGCGAACAGAAGCTGATTGGCGCAAGCCCTGAGCTGCTGTTCCGGCTGCGCCAGGGGGAAATGGAAACCTTTCCTCTTGCGGGCACCACCCTGCGCGGCCAAACGCCTCAAGAGGATACCCAGCTTGCCCGAGCGCTGCTTAACGACCCGAAAGAGATCGCTGAGCATAATATGATTGTGGATCTGCACCGCAACGATATCGGCCGCGTCGCCCAGTTCGGCACGGTAAAAGTGCGCAGCCTGATGGACATTAAGCGCTTCAGCCATGTGCAGCATATTTCCAGCGAAATTGTAGGGATTATCGCCGAAGGTGAAGATATGTTTACGGCTCTTGCCAGCAACTTCCCGGCGGGCACACTAACCGGTGCGCCAAAAATCGAGGCTATGAAAATCATCGACGACCTGGAAAATGACGGTCGTGGCCCTTACGGCGGCGCGGTGGGCCAGTTCTCGTTTAACGGCGACTGCACCTTTGCTATTCCCATTCGCACGGTGTTTGTGAACGGTGAACGCGCTTACGTGCAAACCTGCGGCGGGAACGTATTTGATAGTAACGCCGACGATGAATACGAAGAGATTCGCCGCAAATTTGCCGGCACTCGCAAAGCCCTTGCCCCTTTTATGAGCGCGGATATGGAGAGCCAAGCATGA
- a CDS encoding transcriptional regulator, which produces MPANVSLNDNFQAELVRHLLAIDSPKAMHEALASLLTPAEYQEISKRLQIFKLLREGVPHRKIAETLGVGIATVSRGSRALTTLPSSRNDDL; this is translated from the coding sequence GTGCCTGCAAACGTTTCTTTAAATGATAATTTCCAAGCAGAGCTGGTTCGTCATTTGCTCGCCATTGACTCGCCTAAGGCAATGCACGAAGCGCTTGCCAGCCTGTTGACACCCGCGGAGTACCAAGAAATCAGTAAACGTCTGCAGATTTTTAAGCTGCTGCGCGAAGGCGTGCCCCACCGCAAAATTGCCGAAACTCTCGGCGTGGGTATTGCTACGGTTTCACGCGGGTCACGCGCTTTAACGACGCTACCCTCTTCACGGAATGATGACTTATGA
- a CDS encoding ubiquinone biosynthesis methyltransferase UbiE: protein MATHQPLTEHYHQGLRDGDILTQIRTHYPDGPTLHQLAPLDQLHIGGIAASKKLLSLLDPQTHKHVLDIGSGVGGLMRQGAALGFHITGLDITYRFNVLNQALTDLSLHSANPPLRCVTGDACALPFSEHTFDAVLFQHSLMNMPAPAHVLAQCRRVLRPGGKLVMHEVVSGENIADLRYPVPWAATPEHSHLLTIAELTKLLETNGFQLSHCEDWSRTALEWRQRQRQKEQTPHTAVLSPQWIFGERFLKMGKNLLENLANNAINVVEISARC from the coding sequence ATGGCCACTCACCAGCCGCTAACCGAGCACTACCACCAAGGGCTGCGCGATGGCGATATTCTCACTCAAATTCGCACTCACTACCCCGATGGCCCTACCCTGCACCAGCTCGCCCCGTTAGATCAGCTGCATATTGGCGGTATCGCCGCGTCAAAAAAACTGCTTAGCCTGCTTGACCCACAAACGCATAAACACGTGCTGGATATTGGTTCAGGCGTAGGCGGGTTAATGCGTCAAGGGGCAGCGCTTGGGTTTCATATCACCGGGCTGGATATCACCTACCGCTTTAACGTACTTAACCAGGCGCTGACTGATTTATCGCTTCATTCGGCCAACCCGCCCCTTCGCTGTGTGACCGGAGATGCATGCGCATTGCCCTTTTCAGAACACACATTCGATGCCGTCCTGTTTCAACACAGCTTAATGAACATGCCTGCCCCTGCCCACGTGCTTGCGCAGTGCCGCCGCGTTCTTCGTCCCGGCGGAAAGCTCGTAATGCACGAGGTGGTCAGTGGCGAAAACATTGCCGACCTCCGCTACCCCGTGCCGTGGGCGGCAACGCCAGAACATTCGCACCTACTCACCATAGCCGAGCTAACCAAGCTACTTGAGACGAACGGTTTTCAGCTATCACATTGCGAAGATTGGAGCAGAACCGCGCTTGAATGGCGACAGCGGCAGCGACAAAAAGAGCAAACGCCACACACGGCCGTGCTCTCTCCTCAGTGGATATTTGGCGAGCGCTTTTTGAAAATGGGAAAAAATCTGCTAGAAAATTTGGCTAATAACGCAATTAACGTGGTGGAAATTAGCGCCCGTTGCTAG
- a CDS encoding AMP-binding protein translates to MASPALTLPSYTSSTADKPLLGMTIGDKFDQIAEQYPDNDALIALHQNIHWSYRQLQEEVNRCARALLAIGVKKGDRVAIWAPNCSEWTLTQFATAKLGAILVNINPSYRTHELEYALNQSGARFLVTAHSFKSSDYTAMLYELAPELNSSAEGQLQSKTLPELECVINLSSEKHSGMWRWADFINEASKVSQTDVNDLQATLQFDDPINIQYTSGTTGFPKGATLSHHNILNNGFFVAESMGFTSEDRLVIPVPLYHCFGMVMGNLGCMTHGAAMIYPDEGFDPGKVLKAVHEQKATALYGVPTMFIAELEHPDFASTDFSSLRTGIMAGSICPAEIMKQVIDKMNMKGVQIAYGMTETSPVSTQTGANDSIDKRVSTVGRTQPHLESKIVDPGNGGILPRGEIGELCTRGYSVMLKYWKNEKATAEAIDEAGWMHTGDLATMDEEGYIQIVGRIKDMVIRGGENVYPKEIEEFLYAHPAISEVQVTGVPDKKYGEELIAWVKLNSSSGDVTGEELRNYCKGKITHFKIPRYFKFVDEFPMTVTGKIQKFKMREISIQELGLEDQT, encoded by the coding sequence ATGGCATCACCTGCTCTTACCCTACCCAGTTACACCAGCAGCACCGCCGATAAACCGCTGCTGGGCATGACCATTGGCGATAAGTTTGACCAAATTGCTGAACAGTACCCGGATAACGACGCGCTGATTGCGCTGCATCAGAACATCCACTGGAGCTATCGTCAGCTTCAGGAAGAGGTAAACCGCTGCGCCCGCGCCCTGCTGGCGATTGGCGTTAAAAAAGGTGACCGCGTTGCCATTTGGGCGCCCAACTGCAGCGAGTGGACGCTGACCCAGTTCGCCACCGCCAAACTTGGCGCTATTCTGGTCAACATCAACCCTTCCTACCGCACCCATGAGCTGGAGTACGCGCTGAACCAGTCGGGCGCTCGTTTTCTAGTCACTGCCCATAGCTTCAAGTCTTCCGACTACACCGCCATGCTTTATGAGTTAGCACCTGAGCTCAACAGCAGCGCGGAAGGCCAGCTTCAGTCAAAAACGCTGCCAGAGCTTGAGTGCGTGATTAACTTAAGCAGCGAAAAGCACAGCGGCATGTGGCGCTGGGCCGACTTCATTAATGAAGCCAGCAAGGTCAGCCAAACCGACGTCAACGATTTACAAGCCACGCTGCAGTTCGATGACCCGATCAATATCCAGTACACCTCGGGCACTACCGGCTTCCCGAAAGGCGCCACACTTTCCCACCACAACATCCTGAACAACGGTTTTTTTGTGGCGGAAAGCATGGGCTTTACCAGCGAAGACCGTTTGGTCATCCCGGTACCGCTCTACCACTGCTTCGGCATGGTGATGGGTAACCTGGGCTGTATGACCCACGGCGCGGCGATGATTTACCCGGATGAGGGTTTCGACCCTGGCAAGGTGCTAAAGGCGGTACACGAGCAAAAAGCTACCGCGCTGTACGGCGTACCGACCATGTTTATCGCCGAGCTGGAGCACCCGGACTTTGCCAGCACCGATTTTTCATCGCTACGCACCGGCATCATGGCGGGTTCTATCTGCCCTGCTGAAATCATGAAGCAGGTCATCGACAAGATGAACATGAAAGGTGTGCAGATCGCCTACGGCATGACCGAAACAAGCCCTGTATCTACCCAAACAGGCGCCAACGACAGCATCGACAAGCGCGTTTCCACCGTAGGCCGCACTCAGCCCCATCTGGAAAGCAAAATTGTCGACCCCGGCAACGGCGGTATTTTGCCCCGCGGTGAAATTGGCGAACTGTGTACCCGTGGCTACAGCGTCATGCTCAAGTACTGGAAAAACGAAAAAGCCACTGCCGAGGCCATTGACGAAGCGGGCTGGATGCACACGGGTGATTTAGCCACCATGGACGAAGAGGGCTATATCCAAATCGTCGGCCGTATTAAAGATATGGTGATTCGCGGTGGCGAGAACGTTTACCCCAAAGAAATTGAGGAGTTTCTATACGCTCACCCGGCAATCTCTGAAGTACAGGTTACCGGCGTGCCGGATAAGAAATATGGCGAAGAGTTAATCGCCTGGGTGAAGCTCAACAGCAGCTCAGGTGACGTCACCGGTGAAGAGCTGCGTAACTACTGCAAAGGCAAAATCACCCACTTTAAAATTCCGCGTTACTTTAAGTTTGTCGATGAATTCCCCATGACAGTAACGGGTAAAATCCAGAAATTCAAAATGCGCGAAATTTCTATCCAAGAGCTTGGGCTTGAGGATCAAACATAA
- a CDS encoding hydroxymethylglutaryl-CoA lyase (catalyzes the formation of acetoacetate and acetyl-CoA from 3-hydroxy-3-methylglutaryl-CoA), whose product MALPTSIKLFEMAPRDGLQNEPGTLVPTATKIELIERLANAGLTHIEAASFVSPKWVPQMGDATDVMNGIARQPGVVYSALTPNLKGLEGALAAGVEEIAVFGAASEAFSQKNINCSIAQSLERFEPVLARANEAGVRVRGYVSCVLGCPYEGDISPEKVAEVAKALYEMGCYEISLGDTIGVGTPLAAKRMIEATRQQVPIEHLAAHFHDTYGMALANLYAVLEEGVSVIDAATAGLGGCPYAKGASGNVATEDVLYLLEGLGINTGIDLQAVIDTGYWITNELGRKPSAKVALAKGISRQ is encoded by the coding sequence ATGGCACTGCCAACGTCAATTAAGCTGTTTGAAATGGCCCCTCGCGATGGCCTTCAAAATGAACCGGGCACCCTGGTGCCCACCGCTACCAAGATCGAACTGATCGAACGGCTAGCCAACGCTGGCCTCACCCATATTGAAGCGGCTAGCTTCGTCTCGCCTAAGTGGGTGCCGCAAATGGGCGATGCCACCGACGTTATGAACGGCATTGCTCGCCAACCCGGCGTGGTTTACTCAGCACTCACGCCTAACCTAAAAGGCTTGGAAGGCGCACTGGCAGCGGGCGTTGAGGAAATCGCGGTGTTTGGCGCCGCTTCAGAAGCGTTCTCGCAAAAGAACATCAACTGCTCGATTGCGCAGTCCCTTGAGCGCTTTGAACCCGTGCTCGCACGGGCCAATGAGGCAGGCGTTCGAGTACGCGGCTATGTCTCCTGCGTGCTGGGCTGCCCCTATGAAGGCGACATCTCGCCCGAAAAAGTGGCCGAGGTGGCCAAGGCGCTTTATGAGATGGGCTGCTATGAAATCTCCCTGGGCGATACCATCGGCGTGGGCACGCCGCTTGCGGCTAAGCGAATGATTGAAGCCACCCGCCAGCAAGTGCCTATTGAGCACTTGGCCGCCCACTTCCACGACACCTATGGCATGGCCCTGGCTAACTTATATGCCGTACTGGAAGAAGGAGTCAGCGTAATTGACGCAGCGACCGCTGGCCTTGGCGGCTGCCCTTACGCTAAAGGCGCATCCGGCAATGTGGCCACCGAAGACGTACTCTATTTACTTGAAGGCCTGGGCATTAACACCGGCATCGACCTTCAGGCGGTGATCGACACGGGCTACTGGATTACCAACGAGTTAGGCCGCAAGCCAAGCGCAAAGGTCGCTCTCGCAAAAGGCATTAGCCGCCAATAA
- a CDS encoding 3-methylcrotonyl-CoA carboxylase: MTLENNAETHKFDTLLVANRGEIACRVMRTARRMGLKTVAVYSDADASASHVREADEAVRLGPAAARESYLNVDAVIEAAKRTGTGAIHPGYGFLSENGGFVKALEQAGITFVGPPASAIAAMGDKSAAKARMANAGVPLVPGYHGDDQDDDLLRLEADKIGYPVMLKASAGGGGKGMRVVESGEGFKAALDGCRRESKAAFGDDRMLIEKYLVQPRHVEVQVFCDRHGNGVYLFERDCSVQRRHQKVIEEAPAPGMTLELRQAMGDAAVRAAKEIGYVGAGTVEFLLDIDGSFYFMEMNTRLQVEHPVTEMITGQDLVEWQLRVAMGEPLPCTQDELTITGHSFEARIYAEDPEQDFLPATGLLTRFALDLEGAGLDSDQVRLDSGVESGDEVSMHYDPMLAKLIVHGADRDAALATLNRALAALDVQGVVTNRAFLQRLANHPGFKNVELDTRFIERNEATLFAPRSYSTEAYASAALIGLNQLAQECESDSPWDRHDGFRLNAPHTIRIALCDPASAQAADSDEAVVIVEGKRESGESLWNLTIGDETLTASLQSLTGDAVAVTLNGHRRRLQARRDGHVVVMAEPSGETRLFWRRIDAIDHGHHEAESTLTAPMNGTVVALLVEPGTAVEKGMPLMVMEAMKMEHTMTAPADGSVESFHFQAGDTVSQGDVLLDFAPSE, from the coding sequence ATGACGCTTGAAAACAACGCTGAAACACATAAATTCGATACCCTGCTGGTAGCCAACCGCGGCGAAATTGCCTGCCGGGTAATGCGCACCGCCCGCCGCATGGGGCTTAAAACCGTCGCTGTCTATTCAGATGCCGATGCCTCTGCTAGCCATGTGCGCGAAGCCGATGAAGCCGTGCGCTTAGGCCCCGCCGCCGCCCGCGAAAGCTATTTGAATGTCGATGCGGTCATTGAAGCCGCCAAGCGAACCGGCACAGGCGCTATTCACCCCGGCTACGGCTTTCTATCTGAAAACGGTGGCTTCGTAAAAGCGCTTGAACAGGCAGGCATTACCTTTGTTGGCCCGCCGGCCTCGGCGATTGCCGCCATGGGCGACAAATCTGCCGCCAAAGCACGCATGGCTAACGCTGGCGTACCGTTGGTGCCGGGTTACCATGGCGATGATCAGGACGATGACCTGCTGCGTTTAGAGGCCGACAAAATCGGCTACCCCGTGATGCTCAAAGCCAGCGCCGGTGGTGGTGGTAAAGGCATGCGCGTTGTAGAGAGCGGCGAAGGGTTCAAAGCAGCACTTGATGGCTGCCGCCGAGAGTCTAAGGCTGCCTTCGGTGACGACCGCATGCTCATTGAGAAGTATCTGGTGCAGCCACGCCATGTGGAAGTTCAGGTGTTCTGCGATCGCCATGGTAACGGCGTTTACCTCTTCGAGCGGGACTGCAGCGTTCAGCGCCGCCACCAAAAAGTCATTGAGGAAGCTCCGGCCCCCGGCATGACGTTGGAGCTGCGCCAGGCCATGGGCGATGCCGCCGTTCGCGCCGCCAAAGAGATTGGTTACGTGGGCGCGGGAACCGTCGAGTTTCTGTTAGACATTGACGGCTCGTTCTACTTCATGGAGATGAACACCCGCCTGCAGGTTGAGCACCCCGTTACTGAAATGATCACCGGCCAAGACTTGGTTGAATGGCAGCTGCGCGTGGCGATGGGCGAGCCACTCCCCTGCACCCAAGACGAGCTAACCATCACCGGCCACAGCTTTGAAGCGCGGATTTACGCCGAAGACCCAGAGCAGGACTTCCTGCCCGCCACCGGCCTGCTCACTCGCTTTGCACTGGATTTAGAGGGCGCAGGGTTAGACAGCGATCAGGTGCGTTTAGACAGCGGCGTAGAGAGCGGCGACGAAGTTTCCATGCACTACGACCCCATGCTGGCCAAGCTGATTGTTCACGGTGCTGACCGTGACGCCGCGCTTGCCACGCTGAACCGTGCCTTAGCCGCACTGGATGTACAGGGCGTGGTGACTAACCGCGCATTCCTGCAGCGCCTTGCGAATCACCCTGGCTTTAAAAATGTCGAGCTGGACACGCGCTTTATCGAGCGCAACGAAGCCACGCTATTTGCCCCGCGCAGCTACTCTACTGAAGCCTACGCCAGCGCTGCGTTGATCGGTTTAAACCAGCTGGCGCAGGAGTGTGAAAGTGATTCCCCCTGGGATCGTCATGACGGCTTCCGTTTGAATGCCCCGCATACCATCCGCATTGCGCTGTGTGACCCGGCAAGTGCTCAGGCGGCTGACAGCGACGAAGCGGTGGTGATTGTGGAAGGTAAGCGCGAGAGCGGCGAATCGCTTTGGAACCTCACCATTGGTGATGAAACGCTCACCGCTAGCCTCCAATCGCTGACGGGCGATGCCGTTGCCGTCACGCTAAACGGCCACCGTCGCCGCCTTCAAGCGCGCCGCGATGGGCATGTTGTGGTGATGGCAGAACCAAGCGGCGAAACGCGCCTGTTCTGGCGCCGCATTGACGCCATCGACCACGGCCACCATGAGGCGGAATCAACCCTGACCGCCCCCATGAATGGCACCGTGGTAGCACTGCTGGTTGAACCCGGCACAGCAGTTGAGAAAGGCATGCCGCTGATGGTCATGGAAGCCATGAAAATGGAGCACACCATGACCGCGCCTGCCGATGGCAGCGTCGAGTCTTTCCATTTCCAGGCCGGCGATACCGTAAGCCAGGGCGATGTATTGCTCGACTTCGCCCCCAGCGAATAG
- a CDS encoding enoyl-CoA hydratase (Catalyzes the reversible hydration of unsaturated fatty acyl-CoA to beta-hydroxyacyl-CoA) codes for MAYSTLLIENGIARLTLNRPEVHNAFDDSLIAELNAHLEELHQLANAGDVRAVVLGSEGKSFSAGADLNWMKRMVDYDLEDNLADSRKLSALMHGLDTLPCPTLCRVQGAAFGGAVGLAACCDVVIASDKAKFCLSEVKIGLSPAVISPYVQRALGERQMRRYALTAEVMDAPTALALGLAHKVVEHEALDGEVDAMLDTLLAGSPQAQRATKALLARVAQAPDSDTTREHTCQVIAKLRVSHEGQEGLSSFFEKRRPAWTQPSSLQEQNNAAEPRS; via the coding sequence ATGGCTTACTCAACGCTACTGATTGAAAACGGCATCGCGCGCCTGACCCTGAACCGCCCAGAGGTGCATAACGCCTTCGACGACAGCCTAATCGCCGAGCTAAACGCGCACCTTGAAGAACTGCATCAACTGGCCAATGCGGGCGATGTTCGGGCAGTGGTACTTGGCTCTGAGGGAAAAAGCTTCTCCGCAGGCGCTGACCTGAACTGGATGAAGCGCATGGTCGATTACGACCTGGAAGATAATCTCGCTGACTCCCGCAAGCTGTCAGCGTTAATGCACGGCTTGGATACCCTGCCCTGCCCCACGCTTTGCCGGGTTCAAGGCGCGGCGTTTGGCGGCGCGGTAGGGTTAGCTGCCTGCTGCGATGTGGTGATCGCCTCTGATAAGGCTAAGTTCTGCCTCTCAGAAGTCAAAATTGGCCTCTCTCCTGCGGTCATCAGCCCTTACGTTCAGCGTGCGCTGGGCGAGCGCCAAATGCGCCGCTACGCCTTAACCGCAGAAGTCATGGATGCGCCAACGGCGCTGGCACTCGGCTTAGCCCATAAGGTTGTAGAGCACGAAGCATTGGACGGCGAGGTAGACGCCATGCTGGATACGCTTCTCGCCGGCTCGCCTCAAGCACAACGCGCCACCAAAGCACTACTGGCAAGGGTCGCCCAAGCGCCCGACAGCGATACCACCCGGGAGCACACCTGCCAAGTGATTGCTAAATTACGGGTGAGCCACGAGGGCCAAGAGGGCTTATCCAGCTTTTTTGAAAAGCGCCGCCCCGCCTGGACGCAACCGTCCAGCCTTCAAGAACAGAACAACGCTGCGGAGCCACGCTCATGA
- a CDS encoding methylcrotonoyl-CoA carboxylase, protein MSTLSTQINPRSDVFQTNAASMLAEVSKLRELTAAVAQGGGPKARERHESRGKLFVRDRIDHLIDEGSPFLEFSALAAHHVYDSDVPAAGVVTGIGRVSGVECVIVANDATVKGGTYFPLTVKKHLRAQEIARKHRLPCIYLVDSGGAFLPRQDEVFPDRDHFGRIFYNQATMSAEGIPQIAVVMGSCTAGGAYVPAMADESIIVKEQGTIFLGGPPLVKAATGESISAEDLGGADVHAKISGVADHYAENDAHALQLARACVSRLNWQKRGKLAMQAPKPPKLDPAELYGIVGTDLKKPYDVREVIGRVVDDSDFDEFKRYYGDTLVTGFAHIHGYPVGIVANNGVLFSESAVKGAHFIELCAQRKIPLVFLQNITGFMVGSKYEHEGIAKHGAKLVTAVACAKVPKFTVLIGGSFGAGNYGMCGRAYDPNLLFMWPNARISVMGGEQAAGVLSQVKREQHEREGREWTKEEEEAFKQPTRDQYEHQGHPYYASARLWDDGVIDPLQTRDVLGLSLAAAMNAEVEETRFGVFRM, encoded by the coding sequence ATGAGCACACTCTCTACACAGATCAATCCCCGCAGCGATGTCTTTCAAACCAACGCGGCCTCAATGCTGGCGGAAGTTTCCAAGCTACGCGAGTTAACCGCCGCCGTCGCCCAAGGCGGTGGCCCTAAAGCTCGTGAGCGCCACGAAAGCCGCGGCAAACTATTCGTGCGTGATCGCATCGACCACTTAATTGACGAAGGCTCGCCCTTTTTAGAGTTTTCCGCACTGGCAGCCCATCATGTTTACGATAGCGACGTACCCGCAGCAGGCGTAGTGACGGGCATTGGCCGGGTATCTGGCGTTGAGTGCGTGATTGTGGCTAACGATGCCACGGTAAAAGGCGGCACGTATTTTCCGCTGACGGTGAAAAAACACCTGCGCGCCCAGGAAATTGCCCGCAAGCACCGCCTGCCGTGCATCTACTTAGTCGATTCTGGCGGTGCTTTCCTGCCCCGCCAGGACGAAGTGTTCCCCGACCGTGACCACTTCGGGCGCATCTTCTATAACCAAGCCACCATGTCCGCTGAAGGTATTCCACAAATCGCCGTGGTGATGGGTTCCTGTACCGCGGGTGGCGCCTATGTGCCCGCCATGGCGGATGAATCCATCATCGTTAAAGAGCAGGGCACGATTTTCCTAGGCGGCCCGCCCTTGGTAAAAGCAGCTACTGGCGAAAGTATCAGCGCTGAAGACTTAGGTGGTGCAGATGTTCACGCCAAAATAAGCGGTGTTGCGGACCACTACGCCGAAAACGACGCCCACGCGCTGCAGCTAGCCCGCGCCTGTGTGTCGCGCCTGAACTGGCAAAAACGCGGCAAGCTGGCCATGCAAGCGCCTAAACCACCTAAGCTCGACCCAGCAGAGCTTTACGGCATTGTGGGTACCGACCTTAAAAAACCTTATGACGTGCGCGAAGTGATTGGCCGTGTTGTCGATGACTCTGACTTTGACGAGTTCAAACGCTACTACGGCGACACCTTAGTTACCGGCTTTGCGCATATCCACGGCTATCCGGTGGGCATTGTGGCCAACAACGGCGTGCTGTTCTCCGAGAGCGCTGTAAAAGGTGCGCACTTTATTGAACTATGCGCTCAGCGCAAGATCCCGCTGGTGTTCCTGCAAAACATTACCGGCTTTATGGTCGGCTCTAAATACGAGCATGAAGGCATCGCCAAGCACGGCGCCAAGCTGGTAACGGCGGTCGCCTGCGCCAAAGTACCCAAATTCACGGTGCTGATTGGCGGCAGCTTCGGCGCGGGCAACTACGGCATGTGCGGCCGGGCTTATGATCCCAACCTGCTGTTTATGTGGCCCAATGCGCGTATCTCCGTAATGGGTGGCGAGCAGGCGGCAGGCGTGCTTTCCCAGGTGAAGCGCGAACAGCACGAACGCGAAGGGCGCGAGTGGACGAAAGAAGAAGAAGAGGCGTTCAAACAGCCCACCCGCGATCAGTACGAGCACCAGGGCCACCCCTACTACGCCAGCGCCCGCTTGTGGGATGACGGCGTCATCGACCCGCTGCAAACCCGCGATGTGCTGGGGCTTTCTTTAGCCGCCGCGATGAATGCCGAAGTCGAAGAGACACGCTTCGGCGTGTTCCGGATGTAA